TGATATGGCAGAATGTTACCCTTGGCAGTAAAGGCGCCGACACGAAAGCCTATCCGCACATTAAATCTAATGTAAAGATATTCAGTGCTGCACAGATAATCGGCGGTGTAACTGTTGGTGAAAATTCCAGGATAGGCGCATTTTCGGTAGTGCTGAAAGACGTGCCAGATAACTCGACAGCAATAGGTATTCCTGCAATAATAAAATAGATATTATGGTTCCAGATTTTATACTTGGTGGCGCTATGAAAAGCGGCACGACTTTTTTGAACAACCTGCTTTTAAACCATCCGGATGTAATTATTATTGACCGGAATATGGATCATGCATATTTTGATGATGACAGGATATTCAAGCGTGGTAAGGACTGGTATTTGAGCCTTTTTGAAAAAGCGCTTAAGGATAAAAAAGAAGGCACTGTTATAGGGCAGACTTCGGCCGACGTTAATTTTAACCCCGGCAGCGTAAAGAAGATCCTGGAGCACAACCCGGATATGAAGCTCATCTTCGTGCTCAGGCACCCGATAGAACGTACCTACTCGCTATACTGGCACCAGTACGGGATGGGAAGGGAATACAGGAATTTTGAGAAAGCCTTAAAAAAAGAGCCGGAAAAGATAAATAAATCGTATCACAACTTTAAGCACTACTCGTTTTTAGAGCGCAGCAGGTATGCCAAGCAATTTAAGGATATCGTTGGGGTAGTGCCGGATAAGAACCTGCTTATTTTAGATTTTGACTCACTTACTAAAGACACCAAGGCTTCGATAAATGTTGTACTGGAGTTTTTAGGCGTATCAAAAATAAATGATGTTGAAGAACTGAACTTTTCAAAATTGCCAAGGAACCCTGCCAAGATACCAACAAAGCATTCGATGGTATTGTTATCCGCATTCCTCCAGAAATTAGGAATGGACAGGGCGGGAAGAAGGATACTGAACATGTTCCGGGAAGAAGTGCGCCCCCCGAAAATGAACCCCGATACCCGCATCCTTTTAGAGGCCGAACTGAAAGATGATATTCAGTTCTTTGAAAAGGTTAAGTCTGATTTTGAAGCAAGAATCGGAAAAAAATAATTTAAACAGAATACAGTGAAGATAGAGAACAATTTCGACCTGACTAATTATAACAGCTACAAGATAAAAGCAATATGCAACAGGGCTTTTTTTCCTAAAAATGAAGCTGATTTTATAGAAATATTTAAAGATTCCGGCCTTGAGAACAAAGTGATCATAGGTGGTGGCTACAATATAATATTTTCTAAAGATCGTTATGAGGAAGATTTTATAATTGTTGGCGAAAGCTATGCTTCTATAACACTGGAAGAAGGCAACGTGGTGGTATGCGAGGCAGGGGCTAGCACATTAAAGCTTACCGAATTTGCGCTTAAACATTCGCTGTCGGGTGTAGAGATATTTTATGATATACCAAGTTCTTTGGGCGGCGCAGTGGTTATGAATGCCGGCGCCAGCGGGGAAGAAATAAAAGATATCCTTGTAAAAGTAAGGTACCTTGACCTTACCGATATGCAGGTAAAAGAAATCTATAAGGCGGATATTGGCTATGAATACAGGAACAGCCTTTTTCAGCGCGAGACCAACCAGGTCGTGCTAAAAGTATGGCTCCAGTTGCAGCCCGGAAATGCCGAAGATATTAAGAATAAAATGGAGACGGTTAAGGAGGCACGCTGGGCTAAACAGCCTAAAGAATACCCGAACGCAGGTAGTGTCTTCAAAAGGCCGCCGGGACATTATGTGGGCCCTATGATCGATGAGCTCCAGCTGAAGGGATACCGTATTGGTGGAGCCGAAGTTTCTAAAAAGCACGGCGGCTTCATTATAAATGTAGACCATGCCACAGGAGAGGATATCATTAGTGTTATCAAACATGTGCAGTCAAAAGTAAGGGAGCGTTTTAATGTTGATCTGGAAATAGAACAAAGAATCATATAACATGAATATATTATTTTTAATATCGAACGATGGCGGCAATGGGGTTGGAGGGCATTATAATTCCCTTAACCAGGTAAGCATAGAAATGGCCAGAGAGCATAATGTAAAGATCGTTACATTAGGTTCTTCCTCAAGCCCTGTTATACTAAGCAATCCTAATTTTGCAAAGCACATCAAGGTAGGCAAAGGGCTAAAGAGTTTATTTACGCTGAACGCTGAATTAAAGAGCTTTGTAAAAACTTTCACTCCTGACGTGGTACATTGTTTCGATACACATTCCCTAAACAGGATTCTCCCGATATCGGCCCTTTCAAAATACCCTGTGGTACTAAATAAATGCGGCGGAAGGAACCCGCTACAGGGCAATTACCAGCATGCGGATGCCATTGTTGTATTTAGTAAAGAAAACCAGGAATGGTTTATTAAGAATAAAAATTACGACAATAAAGACATTTTTATTATCCCGAACAGGGTAAGAAAACTGGATTTTCTCGATGAAAGCCAGAGGGTGGAGCAAAAAGATCCAAACAAAATAACTTTTGTAAGGGTAAGCAGGCTTGGAGGTGCCTATGAAAAAACACTTCTTGACTCCTACAACCTAATAGAGGAGCTGGCTAAAAGATACCCGGTGGAATTTATTGTAATCGGGCGTATACAGAATAAGACAAGGTTTGAAGCCCTTACAAAAGAAGCAGTTGACAGGAAACTCCCTGTGAAATTCATTACAGATGAACGGGCTGCAAAAGGCTCCGACTTTTTATACCTGGCAGATTTTGTTGTAGGTACCGGCAGGAGCTTCATGGAGGCCACATCACTTGGTATCCCTTCACTTACACCGGTTGAGAATGCTAATTATCCAATGCTGGTGAACAAGGAGAACTTTGATGAGCTGTTCAGTACTAATTTCTCTGAAAGGAATAAAGCTGAAACAAAGCATGTGGATAAGAACCTGTCTAATATAGAGGAACTGATACAGGATAAAGCAAAATATGAGGCGGCAAAAAAAGATACACTCGACCTGTTTACGGAGTTTTTCGGGACCGGCGGTATCGTCACTAAATACAACGCAGTATACGATTATGCTTTAAAGAAGCCTGTTAAAAGGTTTAGCCTCATCAGGAAGAACTTAATTTACATAGTGAAATTTGCTTTGGGCAAATAGGTATATAAAAAATTAATGAGAGAAAATCAGTCAAAAGGTTTCGCGATATTACTGCTTTTTGTTTCCCCGGCCATTGCGCTGTTCAGTGCAGTGAAGCATTTGGAGTGGAAACATAAGAAGCTGGTCCTTATCCTTTTCATAACTATCTACGGTTCACTGCTAAAATACGGTGAAGGATCTGATGCGGCGGTTTACTACCAGCTGTTGAATAGTTATGATAATATGTCCTTTTCTGAATTCTTTTTGAGGTTAGAGCACATTATAACGTTCAATCCGTTGCCGGGCTCGCCCAACGACGTTTATGTACACGTGCTTGCCTTTTTTTCCAGCAGCATATTAGGGATGCACGACGTGTTTTTCCCTATTGTTGGATTTATATATGGCTACTTCTATGTTACAGCGATGTCCAAGATCCTGGTTTGGGAAAAAGGGCGGAAATTAACATTGTCATTACTGTTAATAGTTATACTGTTCATCATCCACAGGAGCGTTACGAGCTTTCAGACTGTTAGGACATGGACGGGAATGTGGGTGCTGTTCAACGGGGTATTAGGGTACCATCAGACAAGGCAAAAAAAATATGTGCTGCTCATGTGCTGTGCACCTCTGATCCACTTTGCCTATTTTGTTATTGCGTTGCCGGCATTTGCGGCGCTTTATATCAGGAAGATACCTGCCAAGGTGATTATCGCGGTATATATTATTTCATTCTTTACCAGCTTTAATCCGGGAGGTATATTGGATGCGGCTAAGGAAAACTCACTTGCCGAAACGAAAGTAGGGGCCTACTACCGGGAAAATGCCGAAGGTGAAGGTATCGACCCGATCATGGAGCGTATGGAAGAGTCTAATGCGGTGTGGTATGCCAAATACGGAAAAACCGACTCTGTATATTACGGAGGCCATGCTTTTGCATTTTTACTGATACTTTCCGGCTATTTCAAAAAGAAAATGACACAGGTAGAAATAGGGCTCTTTGGAACGGGCCTGATGATGGCGATCCTGGCAAATTTCGGGGCATTTTCGTATGCTTTCTACAGTCGGACTATGGCCAATGCGGTAGTGTACATATTAGGTGCCGTCAGCCTGCTTGCCATCCGGGGGGCTTTTTCGTTCAGGGATACCCATAACCCGAGGCTCATGCGTTTTTTGAACTGGGTATGTATTCTGGTGTTTGTACCTAAAATGGTGTTTTTTGTAGCTGACCTTTTGGTAATGACAAGTGTCTTTATTTTAGGGCTGCCGTTCATAGGCTGGGTAAGCTCCGACTTAAATATTTCCATAAGGGAGATCATGGGTGAATTTTTGTAAATAACTTATATATTATGCTAGCGAAACTAATTAAAAATTTTTCGAATCTTCCGGGCTGGAGGTCAAACCGTAAAATAGTGGTCATTGAATCTGATGACTGGGGAAGCATAAGAATGTCTTCAAATGAGGCATATAAAGCAGTTGCAGCTGCAGGATTATCTGTTGATAAAGGTGCCGGCGGCAGGTATAACAGATACGATACGCTTGCTTCAAAAGAGGATCTTACTGCGCTGTTTGAAACTCTTTCCAGCGTTAAGGACAGCAATAATAAGGGGGCAAAGATCACGGCAGTAAGCCTTGTGTCCAACCCGGATTTTGATAAGATCAAAGCCGATAATTTTCAGAAATACCATTACGAGCCGTTTACAAAAACGCTTGAACGCTATAACAAAGCCGATGCATTCCCTTTGTGGAAAGAAGGCAGGGATGCGAATATTTTTGCACCCGAATTCCACGGCAGGGAACACCTTAATATCCAGGCGTGGCTAAGGGCGCTGCAGTCCGGCGACAAAGAAGCGCTGGTAG
Above is a genomic segment from Flavobacterium album containing:
- the murB gene encoding UDP-N-acetylmuramate dehydrogenase, which encodes MKIENNFDLTNYNSYKIKAICNRAFFPKNEADFIEIFKDSGLENKVIIGGGYNIIFSKDRYEEDFIIVGESYASITLEEGNVVVCEAGASTLKLTEFALKHSLSGVEIFYDIPSSLGGAVVMNAGASGEEIKDILVKVRYLDLTDMQVKEIYKADIGYEYRNSLFQRETNQVVLKVWLQLQPGNAEDIKNKMETVKEARWAKQPKEYPNAGSVFKRPPGHYVGPMIDELQLKGYRIGGAEVSKKHGGFIINVDHATGEDIISVIKHVQSKVRERFNVDLEIEQRII
- a CDS encoding sulfotransferase family protein, which gives rise to MVPDFILGGAMKSGTTFLNNLLLNHPDVIIIDRNMDHAYFDDDRIFKRGKDWYLSLFEKALKDKKEGTVIGQTSADVNFNPGSVKKILEHNPDMKLIFVLRHPIERTYSLYWHQYGMGREYRNFEKALKKEPEKINKSYHNFKHYSFLERSRYAKQFKDIVGVVPDKNLLILDFDSLTKDTKASINVVLEFLGVSKINDVEELNFSKLPRNPAKIPTKHSMVLLSAFLQKLGMDRAGRRILNMFREEVRPPKMNPDTRILLEAELKDDIQFFEKVKSDFEARIGKK
- a CDS encoding EpsG family protein yields the protein MRENQSKGFAILLLFVSPAIALFSAVKHLEWKHKKLVLILFITIYGSLLKYGEGSDAAVYYQLLNSYDNMSFSEFFLRLEHIITFNPLPGSPNDVYVHVLAFFSSSILGMHDVFFPIVGFIYGYFYVTAMSKILVWEKGRKLTLSLLLIVILFIIHRSVTSFQTVRTWTGMWVLFNGVLGYHQTRQKKYVLLMCCAPLIHFAYFVIALPAFAALYIRKIPAKVIIAVYIISFFTSFNPGGILDAAKENSLAETKVGAYYRENAEGEGIDPIMERMEESNAVWYAKYGKTDSVYYGGHAFAFLLILSGYFKKKMTQVEIGLFGTGLMMAILANFGAFSYAFYSRTMANAVVYILGAVSLLAIRGAFSFRDTHNPRLMRFLNWVCILVFVPKMVFFVADLLVMTSVFILGLPFIGWVSSDLNISIREIMGEFL
- a CDS encoding glycosyltransferase family 4 protein; amino-acid sequence: MNILFLISNDGGNGVGGHYNSLNQVSIEMAREHNVKIVTLGSSSSPVILSNPNFAKHIKVGKGLKSLFTLNAELKSFVKTFTPDVVHCFDTHSLNRILPISALSKYPVVLNKCGGRNPLQGNYQHADAIVVFSKENQEWFIKNKNYDNKDIFIIPNRVRKLDFLDESQRVEQKDPNKITFVRVSRLGGAYEKTLLDSYNLIEELAKRYPVEFIVIGRIQNKTRFEALTKEAVDRKLPVKFITDERAAKGSDFLYLADFVVGTGRSFMEATSLGIPSLTPVENANYPMLVNKENFDELFSTNFSERNKAETKHVDKNLSNIEELIQDKAKYEAAKKDTLDLFTEFFGTGGIVTKYNAVYDYALKKPVKRFSLIRKNLIYIVKFALGK